The Capricornis sumatraensis isolate serow.1 chromosome 20, serow.2, whole genome shotgun sequence genome contains the following window.
AGCCCGCGCGCCTCGCCTCTCCGGACCGTGAGGGGAATCATGCGCCGGGCTCGGGACGCCTGCAGCCCGTAGTCTGGGTCCTGCTCGGgtcctctctttttccttctttttcccttcccctcctgtctcCTTTCTGCTCCCCCGTATGcccgcccagccctgcccccgccGCTGAGGACAGGGGGAGGGTCTCGGCCTGCAGGCTCCCGCCCCGCCGGGGCCCGGGCGAGCATGGGCGGCAAGCAGAGCACAGCGGCCCGCTCGCGCGGCCCCTTCCCGGGGGTCTCCACCGACGACAGCGCCGTGCCCCCGCCGGGAGGGGCGCCCCACTTCGGGCACTACCGGGCGGGCGGCGGGGCCATGGGGCTCCGCAGCCGCTCGGTCAGCTCCGTGGCGGGCATGGGCATGGACCCCAGCACGGCCAGCGGGGTGCCCTTTGGCCTCTACACCCCCGCCTCCCGGGGGGCCGGCGACGCCGAGAGGGCGCCCGGCAGCGGAGGGTCGACGTCCGACTCCACCTATGCCCACGGCAATGGTTACCAGGAGACGGGTGGCGGTCACCATAGAGACGGGATGCTGTACCTGGGCTCCCGAGCCTCGCTAGCGGATGCTCTACCTCTGCACATCGCACCCCGGTGGTTCAGCTCGCACAGTGGTGAGTCCGCGGGCGCCGGAGGCCTCGGAGGGTGGGGTGCCAGGGAGGGCGCGCCGAGGTGCCCCGCACCTTCGCACGCGTGCACGCAAAAGGTCTGGAGGCAAAGTGCGCTACCTGGATCTGGCTGTCGTCCTCTTGGTTCCCGAAGCCAAGGGATGAATGGAATACCCACTCTCTAGAAATGAGGCTTTCTGAGAGGCCGAGGAGAGCCAGGTGTGTGAGGACTTCAGGCGTTGGTTCACTTGTGGATGCCTGTTGAAGTCTCATTCATTGGCCTCCCCGTCCTCAGAGAAGTCTGGCTGGTCGCAAGTCGGCCTCCGTGCTTCCTTTCTGTTACTGCTGCATTGTGCTGGGTGCACCGGTAACACAGAAGGGATCCAATTGGACCGAGCATCTCAGACAAAGGATGTGAAGAGAAGATTGGGGCCAAGTGGGGTTTGGATGAGGGCACTTGCTCTTGCTGGAGAAGTGGGTGCCCAGTTTTGCGGCTGTGCTGGAAATCTGAATTGTTTAAAATGGAGCGGCCGACAGGCTGCTGCCATAGACAGGTGTGGCCTGCTGGTTGGAGGGCGCAGCCAGGGAGCCTCCCTGGGAGGCTTTGCGTGACCGGGGCTCTGGTTACCCGTGCTGCATGCAGTAGCAGCCTTGGCTCAGTGACTCTTGGATCCCTCCATCTTTCTTCTCCTCCATGCTAAAGTGCTTGGGTATTCTGCATCTTTTTGTGACCAAGACATGGCAGTTCTCTTGCACTGCTGTTGGCACATGTCGGGGGGAAAGGAGGAGTCAAAGGACCTGGATGAATTCATTTTGTGAACTTCTGGTGACAGGTCAGCAAAAAGCTGGAGGAGGATTTCCTAGACTCTGGCAGGGCAGAAGAGACACTGGCAGGAGCTTCTGGAGGAAAACAGGTCTGTCTGCTTAGCTAACCTGAGAAACCAGGTTAGGCCTCCAGAAAATTGGTCAGAAGGGGTGTGGGGCCGCTATTTACTAATTGGTGAGTTGGAGTAAAGAAGTTAACATATTCAGACTCCTTTGGGCGACTTCAGAAAATTTAGATACTGTGTAGAAGAAAGATTGCTCTATGGAGGATTTATCTGTTGGATCACTGCTTGCTCTTGTGAAATAGGGGAGACACTTTGGATCTCTATTTCTGGaaataatgttaatttttttttcagttctttaaacTGATTGTGAAATGAGTTTTCGGGAGGAATAGTGACTAATTTAGGGTAATCCTTGAAAGTGGCTTTTAATTGCTAGGATGGAATTTTAATCCCTGAACAGACTTCTAGATATAATTTGGACACTGGCCTGAAGAGATATAGGGTGTGATTACCTCTGACACTTTCAGATATCATTTGATCAGCTTTAGACATCTTAAACTTCGTAATCTTCCTTATAAAATTTGGTCCAGAAAGGGTCAGGTGTATTTTTGAGGTGATTGTAGTTAAGTTTTTAAGAGAGCTGTCATTAGTGTCTGAGTTTAAACAGAAAAGCACTATAAGACAGTTCTCAAAAGTCACAGGGAGAATTTTGTGTGTTGCAGGAATGTTATCTTAGAGTAGGAGTTCCCTTTTTCCactcaaatttcttttcttttaccagaaagttctttttccttcttccgcCACCAGGTTCCATGCCAGAGTTATGAGCTTGCATTTGGATTCTAAAATTCAGACTCTTCAGCTGtaaaaccttaatttttttttttccttttcccagctagAGGTTAGGAAGAGCTGCTGAACCAGGGACTACAGGAAAAGTTGAAGCATATTAATCCCTTGAGGGATTGACATtgaagtgtgtgtgggggggggctgCTGTTAATATTTTGGGTAATAAGGTCATCATAGGGCCATCCTGGCCTTTGCAGGCATTGAACATGCCGGGCTCTGCCCATTCAGCGCCCCCACAAATTTCAGAGTGCTCCTGGTTGGGGCttgattgagaaccactgccttagGGATTTGTTGTTTTATGCAagtgaaataattaatttttcctGTGCAGCGCATTTGAGAGGAACTTTGATGCTTCTGTTCTTCTGCAGTGGTGGTTCTCTCTCGCCTTCTGAAACTGGCCACAAGCCCTTCCTTCCAGGACATCCCCTTCCTTTCTTGTTCGCTGCTCGCTTGCTGTGAGACGAGGAACTTGTCTCCATCGTGGGGCCTTTGGGTAAGGTCCCAGCAGTTCTCACTCTCGTGTCTGAGGAGCAGAGGAGTACGGGTTTCAGGGCACGGTTGACTAGGTGTCTGGAAGTTGTTGTGATGTCGTTTGTGTTTCCAAGGTGCTTTTGGATCTCTTCATGGGCACAAAAAACAGATGTCTGAGAAGTAAGGAGGGGAGTTCAGTGAGCACGAGGCTTGCTCAGAGGGCCTGAGCTGACACTGTGTCAAGGGGCAGAATGCTAGGGTCCCAGGAGCTGGGACCGTGGACGAGACACCTCACCTCTTTTGAGTCTTGTCTtggttactttaaaaatacagataacaGCCTGTAAAGGTTGTTCCCCAAATCCTGTGAGGATACATGGCAGTCACATTTGCCCTCGCCGGGGTCGTGACCCTAGCTTGCACCCTCTGCTCCCTTTGCCTGGAATGCTTTCCGTCCATTCTGTACATGGATACCCTTTTATGATCCCTTGAGGCTTAACTTAAATTTCTCCTCAGGGACCACTCTTAGAAATTGCCTGCCTCCTGTGAGCCTCTTCCATCACTCACCTGTTACCTTAATAGCACTTAACActctttatttatccatttactctTTCTGTTTACTTCATCTGAATTTTTACTCCATGAGAGCGAGACTATGCCTCTTGACCACTGTTGTAACTCCTAcgctctgtgtgccaggcacaaatatttgttgagtgaatgaatttgAATGCTGTATGTCCATCATATCATTACTCATCACTGCAACAGTAGGAGGTAAAatgtttttattcccattttacaggtgaggaaactgaggtgtagAGGGAGGTTAAGGAACCCCCACAAGGCCGGACAGCTAatgggaggcagagctgggattgcAGTGCAGGCCTGCCAGCGTCAGAATCCATTTGACCTCTTAGCCATTACCCTCTGCTTCCTCTCATCCTAAAACAGAAGGAAGCTGGGGAGCCTTGTGGAAATCTCACTGGCCTGCTTGTCAGAGGGCTGGGTTCCTCTCCTGCTTGGGCTGCTCCTTAACTGCCTGACTTGTGACCTTGTGCAAGTCAGTCATTTCACCTCAAAGTTAACCGTTTCTCCACCTGTTAAAATGGAGATCATACCTGCTCTGCCCACCTTACCGGGTCACTGttgtggcctcacgagaggctgTTTACGAAAGCCAAGTAACTTGCAGTGGGAAGTTCTTATCTTACAGGGATCACTTCTGTAGTTCTCTGC
Protein-coding sequences here:
- the ZNRF1 gene encoding E3 ubiquitin-protein ligase ZNRF1 gives rise to the protein MGGKQSTAARSRGPFPGVSTDDSAVPPPGGAPHFGHYRAGGGAMGLRSRSVSSVAGMGMDPSTASGVPFGLYTPASRGAGDAERAPGSGGSTSDSTYAHGNGYQETGGGHHRDGMLYLGSRASLADALPLHIAPRWFSSHSGFKCPICSKSVASDEMEMHFIMCLSKPRLSYNDDVLTKDAGECVICLEELLQGDTIARLPCLCIYHKSCIDSWFEVNRSCPEHPAD